The sequence below is a genomic window from Deltaproteobacteria bacterium.
CCTTGCATATGGCTGTATCGCGGCAATCGGGTAAAAGGTCAGGCAAAGGCCGCATGGCCTCTGGTTTAAAGCGATCAACGGGTTTGTCCCCTGTGGTGCTATGTAGCCTGACATTGGCTACATGGTCTCTCCAGTGATCGGCCTGAAGCTGAAGGTCTTTTAGATTCTTGAAAGATCTCAGGGGCCAGAAGTTGTATCTGATGTAGTGGATACCTCCTTTTTCCACTTTGCCTTTCTCATGGGGTTTGGCTACATTGCAGGCTATGGGGACAATCTTGAAGGGCATAAGGAACTGTAGGAATGCCTCGTTGAAGCGGATCAGAGGACCGTCACGCTCAATGACGGCAGTGAGCATATTGTCATGCACCAACTCTTTTGGACTACCCTTGAAAAAGTCAAAGGCGTTAAGGAGACAACGGTGCAAGGTTTCCTGTCTTTGGGAGTGGGTAAACTCCAGGTAGAGCAAACGGCTGTAGGACTCAATAACGGCCATGCAATAGAGTTTGCGTTTGGTATTGCCATAGGTCAGGGAGCCGAAGTGGCCCCAATCGATCTGACATTGATGCCCTGGTGGAGATTCAAAGCGGATGAAGGGTTGTCTGTTTTTGGATCTGCCCCGAGTCTTTCTGAGATAATTCCTTAGGATGGTGATTTCTCCATCGAATCCCATGTTGGCGATGCGTTGACAGATGACCACAGCCGAGGCTTTGGGATCGATCTGAAGCATTTCTGAGATCTCCTCCTTGAAGGGGTCCAGTTTGCTGGGCCTTTTGATAAGGGGCCTTTTAGGGGTTGGATCATCGAGATACCTGGCCACGGTTTTTCGATTAAGAGTAACCCTGTTGGCAATCATTCGAATGGAGAGTCCTTCATTGGCAAGGCGATGGATCTCAAAGATGGTGCGTTGATCAATCATATGTTCCTCCCAAGGCATCCCGAACAATTTGGCCAATGGTAGCGGGGTCCCGTTGAGCCATATCTTTTCTGGTTTTAAGAGGGGAAGCTCTTTGAACAAGAGGTTTTTGTGGTAGGCAGAGCACCTGGTAGAGGTGTCCATCAAAAGCGAGGACGTCTTTTTGGATTAATGCATCTCTGGCACAGAGGTATTCATCCACAGAAATCCGCAGGAGCGTACAAATTTTATCGTAGCTGTAATAGGAAAGGCCCCTGCGGTCTGCTACCAACACCAAAAACAGGTAGAGCAGCAGTTCATGATGAGTGAGGCTCTCAAAGAAGCCGTCTCTTAAGAATCGATGCTCGATAAAGGCAAAGGAGCCCGTGATCTTTCGGAGTCTTTGGGGACAAAGAGGAGTTTTTTCAATCATGGCTGACCTCCTTGATCCCCAACCTA
It includes:
- the istA gene encoding IS21 family transposase, encoding MIDQRTIFEIHRLANEGLSIRMIANRVTLNRKTVARYLDDPTPKRPLIKRPSKLDPFKEEISEMLQIDPKASAVVICQRIANMGFDGEITILRNYLRKTRGRSKNRQPFIRFESPPGHQCQIDWGHFGSLTYGNTKRKLYCMAVIESYSRLLYLEFTHSQRQETLHRCLLNAFDFFKGSPKELVHDNMLTAVIERDGPLIRFNEAFLQFLMPFKIVPIACNVAKPHEKGKVEKGGIHYIRYNFWPLRSFKNLKDLQLQADHWRDHVANVRLHSTTGDKPVDRFKPEAMRPLPDLLPDCRDTAICKVYPDFSIRFDGNFYTVPPWAIDKEVVAKADHHIFTIYFKEKPIAVHHRCWDRKKRIELPSHMESARKRQRKLWRSQEVAAFISIGEDTKTYLEHLTAANQPIKKNLKKLLALKDEYGSFALIEAIKKASLHNAYGAHYIENILYQEMTPKKNHLPVKVKQENLNRIRLQEPSLAQYDAFVIKRRKNDD